The window CGCTGGTCGGTCGGGACGCCGGGACCCTGGTCGGCCACCTGGAGCTCCCAGGCGCCGGGCAGCTCCTCGACGGCGCAGGTGACCACCGCAGGCTCCCCGGGCCGGGTGAACTTCAGCGCGTTGCCCACGAGGTTGGTCAGCAGCTGGTGCAGCTGCACCGGGTCACCGACGAGCACCGGCGACGTGGTCGGCAGCGCCACGACGGCTCCCTCGGGGACGGTCAGGTCGGCCAGCACCGCCTCCAGCAGGGGGCGCAGCGGCACCTCACGCTGGGGTGCTCCGCTGGGCGCCCCGGCGGTGGCGTAGGCGAGCAGCCCCTGCAGGAGCGAGGCCATGCGACCCGCGCTGCGCCGGGCCGTGGTGGCCCACCCGACGGCGCGCGCGTCTGCGCGGTCGGCGGCGTCGTCCTCGAGGACCTCCAGGTAGCCGTCCACCACGGTCAGCGGCGAGCGCAGGTCGTGGGCGGCGATGCCCGCGAAGGCCTCCAGCTCGGCGTTGGACCGCTCGAGCTCCGCGCGGACGGCCCGCTCGGCGCTGACGTCGGTGAGGGAGGCGACCACCCCGGAACGCTCCCCGGAGCCGGTGGTGAGGGCCCGCGTCCGGCACACGCAGGTCACGGCGGCGCCGTCGGCGCTGGTGAAGACCAGCTCGGTCTCGGCCTCGCCGCCTGCGGCGAGCGTGCCCAGCAGGGGCCCGCGCACGGCGGACAGCACGGTGCCGGGCGGGTCGGCGCACAGCGCGGTGGTGGCGGCGCGGGCCGCGCCCGGCGCGTCCAGGTCCTCGGGCAGGCCCGCCCAGGTCCGCACGAGGGGGCTCAGCACGCTGACGCGGCCCGCGGCGTCCAGCGCGACCACGCCGACGTCGGCGGTGTCGAGGACGGCCTCGAGCAGGTCGTGGCGGTCAGCGAGGCCGGCCTGCGCCAGCGCGACGCGCTGGTCCGCGGCGGCGACGGCGGCGGCGAGCCCGCTCAGGGCCCGGGACTGCCGATCGGCCGTCACCGAGCTGGCGGCGAGGAGGGCGAGGTCGGCCAGGGCCTCCTCGCGCTCCCGGCTGGGGGGGTGCGGCACCTCGTCGCGCGCCACGATCACGGCCAGCAGGCCGCCGCCGGGACGGGTGACGGGCACCGCGGCGAGCGCGCGGGTGCGCGCGATGCGCCCGTCCACCCACGGGCTGCCGGCCGTCTCGGGTGCCGCGGCCGCGTCGGGCAGGTGCACGGCGGTGCCGCGCTCGGCGGCGAGGGCGCCGAGGGAGGTGGGCAGGAGCTGCTCGGCCAGCTCCAGCGACGCCCACGGCCAGCCGGTGGCGGCGCGCACGCGGCGCAGGAGGGCGGTCCGGGCGTCGGTCTCGCGCGGCGCCGTCGACGTGCCCGGTGCGACCGGTGCGATGGCCGCGGCAGCTGTGGTGAGCGGCGCTGCGACGGCGGCCTGCTGCTCGACCGGGCTGCTGGGCACGGGAACCTCCTGCACGGGCCGCGGGTGCGGCGGTGTCCACCTGGCCTCGGCGCACGCCCTGTGGACCTTGAGCCGGACGGGTCACCGGGTGTCTGCCCGAGTGTCTCCCTCGAGCGCCTCCGCGCGGCAGCGGCGCGCCGGGACGTGCCGTCACCCGTTCGGCTCAAGCCCGCGGCGCTCGCTGCCGATGCCGCACCTGACGCCGCAGCGCCCAGCGCTGACCGAGCCGCACGCTCCGACCGACCAGCAGGCACCGCCCCACACCTGGAGGCACCATGACCACCGTCCTCGTCGCCGACGACGACCTCGACATCCGCGAGCTCGTCGCCTTCAAGCTCACGCAGGCCGGTTACGAGGTGCGCTCCGCTCCCGACGGCGCCGCGGCGCTCGACGCGGCCCGCGCCGGCGGGGTGGACATCGTGGTGCTCGACCTCATGATGCCGGGGCTGTCCGGCCTCGACGTGTGCGCCGAGCTGCGCCGCAGCGAGCAGACCGCCGAGCTGCCGGTCATCATGCTCACCGCCCGGGCGCAGGACCAGGACGTCGCCAGCGGCTTCGCCGCCGGTGCCGACGACTACGTGGTCAAGCCCTTCAGCCCCCGCGAGCTCGTCAGCCGCGTCCAGGCCGTGCTGGGGCGGACCCGGCCGTGACCTTCCTCGCCGTCGTCGTCGCCGGCCTCGTGGCCGTCTCGGCCGCGGTGCTGGCGCTGGCCCTGGCGATCGCCGCCGCCCGCGGTCTGAGGGCGCGCCGCGAGGCGCGCCGCCGGGCCGTCGCCGAGCCGCTGCGCCCCCTCATCCTGGAGGTGGCCGTGGGGGAGGGGGAGGAGTCCGCCGCTGCTGCCGACGACCTCTCCGCGCTGGACCCCGCGGCCTGGCGGACCGTGGAGCCGGCCGTGCTGGCCGTGCTGGGCAAGGTGCGCGGCGACGGGCAGCGGCTCCTCGTGGAGCTGCTGGCCGTCCGCGGGGTCGTCACGCGCGAGCGGGAGCGCCTGCGCTCGGCCAGCGCCGTGCGCCGCGCCGCCGCGGCCGAGCTGCTGGGCGCGGCCGCGTACGCGCCCGCCGTGACCGAGCTGGCCGACCTCCTGCACGACCGCGACGCCGAGGTGCGCCTCGTCGCGGCGCGCGCCCTCGGCCGCGCCGGCGCCCCCGGCGCCGTGGGCGTGCTCGACGACGACGCCACAGCCCGCGCCGCCCGGGCGCTGCTCGGGGCGCTCGCCGGCGAGCGCCCCGCCGCGCCCCCGGACGTGGTGGCCCGCTCGCTGCTGCTGCTCGGCGCCCCGGCCGCTGAGGCGCTGCGCGCCGCGCTCGCCGACCCGGCGGCGCGCGTCCGCCTGACCGCCGCCGAGGTGCTCGGCCGGCTCGGTGCGAGCGCGGCCAGCCGCGACCTGGAGGACCTCGTGCTGCGTGACCCCTCGGACGAGGTGCGCGCCCGCGCCGCGACGGCGCTCGGCCGCATCGGCGCGCCCTCGGCGGTGTCCGCCCTGCGCGCCGCGACGAGCCCGTCGAGCGCCGCCGCCGTGCGGCGCGCCGCCGTGGTGGCCCTCGGCGAGGTCGGCGACCCCGCGGCGCTGCGCTGCCTGTGGACCCTGCTCGGGGACGACGACGACCACCTCGCCGACGCCGCCGCGGCGGCCCTGCTCGCCCTGGGCGCCCCCGGTGTGCGGGTGCTCGCCCAGGTGGCCTCCCAGGCGGACGGCGGGTCGGCGCTGGCGGTGGACCGCGCCCACGGCGTGGTCGCCTGCGCCGTGCTGGCGGAGGTGCTGCCCGCCGCAGGCCTCGCCGAGGTCCAGGCCGTCGAGGCCGCGACCGCTGCCCGTGACGCCGCCGCCCGTGACGACTCCGCGCTCGTGGGGGCCGGCGCGTGAGCGGGCTGCTGGCGGACGCGCTCGGCGCCGTCGCCGACAGCGCCGGCGCCTGGGGCCTGCAGGCCCAGGCCGACCTGGCCAGCGGCACCGTGCGCGGCACGGTCGCGGTGCTCGTGCAGGTGCTGGCCGTGCCGGTGCTCCTGTACGTGCTGGCCATCAACTCCAGCTACCTCGTGCTCATCGGCCTGGCCGGCGTGGACATGGTCCGCTACCTGCGCCGCGGCTTCTTCCGCGGTGTGGAGGACGCCAGCGCCTCCCCGCTGACGCAGTCGGTGTCCGTGGTGATGCCCGCCTTCGACGAGGAGGCCTCCGTGGTGGGCTCGGTGAGCGCCATGCTCGCTCTGCGCCACCCGCGCCACGAGGTCGTCGTCGTCGACGACGGCTCCACCGACGCCACGTTCGCGCTGCTGCGCGAGGCCTTCGACCTGGTCGAGGTGCCCCGTCGTCTCCCCACCGACGTCCCCGTGCGCGGTGCGGTGCGCAGCGTGCACGTGCCCCGCGGCGGTCGCTCGCCGCTCGTGGTGGTCCGCAAGGACAACGGCGGCCGCGCCGACGCCGTGAACGCCGGGATCAACGCCGCTCGCCACGACCTGGTCTGCATCACCGACGCGGACTCCGTCCTGGACCCCGACGCGCTGCTCACCGTCTCCCGGCCGTTCGCCGACGACCCCGAGCGCGTGGTGGCCACCGGTGGTGCCGTGCGCGCCGTCAACGGCTCGACGCTCGTCGGTGGGCGTGTGGCCGACGTCCGGATGCCCCGCGGCTGGGTCGCCCGCTTCCAGGTGGTGGAGTACCTGCGCGCGTTCTGCGTGGGGCGCGCGGGCTGGTCACGCCTGCAGTCGCTGGTGCTCATCTCCGGCGCGTTCGGCATGTACCGCCGCGACGTGCTGGTGGAGGTGGGCGGCCTCGACCCGACGTGCATCGGGGAGGACTTCGAGCTGACGCTGCGGCTGCACCGCCACATGCGCGAGAGCGGCCGCGACCACCGCGTGGTGTTCGTGCCCGAGCCGGCCAGCTGGACCGAGGTGCCCGCGACCAGCGCCGTGCTGGCCCGCCAGCGCCGCCGCTGGCAGCGGGGCCTGGCCGAGACGCTGTGGCGCCACCGCGCGATGGTCGGCAACCCCCGCTACGGCCGCATCGGCCTCCTGGCGCTGCCGTACTACGTGCTCTTCGAGCTGGTCGCCCCGGTCATCGAGCTGGTGGGTGTGGTGCTCACCCCGCTCGCGGTGGCCTTCGGGGTGGTGCCGTGGAAGGCGGCGCTGCTGCTCATGGTCCTCTGCTACGGCTACGCCGTGGTGGTCACGGTGGCGGCGCTGCTGGTGGAGGAGCTCTCCTTCCACCGCTCCCAGCGCTGGCGCGACCTGGCGCGCGGCCTGGCCGCCGCCGTGCTGGAGAACGTCGGGCACCGCCAGCTCACCGCCCTGTGGCGCGTGCAGGGGCTGTGGTCGCTGCTGCGCGGCCAGCAGCAGGTGTGGGGTGCCATGGACCGCCAGGGCCTGGCCGCCGGCGCCTCCGCCGACGGCGGCGACGTGGTGCACCTGCCTGAGACCCGCGCCTCCCGGCGAGAGCTCGCGGAGGCCGGCCGGTGAAGGGGGCCCAGCCGCTCGCCGTCGGCCTGCGCGGCTGGCTGGCGCTGCTCGTGGTGCTGCTCGTGGTGCTCGGAGGGGCTGGCGCAGCCTCCCTGCTGCTCAGCGACGCCCGCCACACCGCCACCGCCCGCCTGGACGCCCTGTCCCGCACGAGCAGCGCCCTCGTGGTGGCCGCCTCCGACGCCGGCGCGGCCCGGGGCCCGCAGGCGCAGGCCGTGGAGGTCTCCGCCCTCGCGCGGAAGGTGCGGGCCCTGGCCAGCACAAACGCGGAGCGCCGCGCGGTGGAGCGCGAGGTCTCCGCCGCGCAGGCCCGGGTCCAGCGCGGCCCGTCAGCGGCTGCACCGGCGCCGGGAGACCCTGACGACCTGCTCGCCGCGCACCAGGCGCTGGCCGAGGGGGTCTCCACCGAGCTGGCGCGGCTGCGCGAGCAGCAGGCGCGCGCCCGGGACACCTCCCTCGTCGTCGTCGGGCTGCTCCTCGCGGGCGCCCTGACCCTCACGCTGCTCCTCGCCGTGCAGGTCCGCCGGAACCTGGTGGAGCCGCTCGTCGACGTGTCCTCCGTGCTGGGCGCGCTCACCTCCGGCGACCACGCGCGCCGCGCCGACACCGCTCGCGGTCCCGCCGAGGTGCGCGCCGTGGCGGGCTGGGTCAACGCCTTGGCCGACGAGGGCGCCCGCACCCGGGCCGCCGCGGAGCGGTCGGCGGAGCTGCGGCGCCTGGCCAGCGAGGTCGGACGGCTGGCGCGCGACCCGATCGACCCGCAGGCCTCCCTCGACGAGGCCCTGCGCGTGCTCGGCGAGGGCCTGGCGGTGGACCGGGCCTGGGTGCGTCTGGTCGACACCGCCCAGGGCGCCCCGTGGGGGCTCCGCAGCGACGGCCTCGACGGCCTCGACCGCGCCGACAGCACCGACCGCACCGCCACCGGCAGCGCCATGGCCCCCCTGCAGGGCAGCTGGAGCCGGGACGGTGCACCCGCGGTGGTCGAGGAGGTGGGGGAGGCCGCCGCGTCGCTGCCCGACTGGCTCCAGCGGGCGTGGGACGCGGACGGGCACTTCGCCGTCGCCGACCTGTCCGCACTCGTGGCCAGCGGCGCCGCCGAGCCGGCCACGGTCGACTTCGCCGCCCGCACCGGAGCCGCCGCGGTGCTGCTCGTGCCGGTCGGTGCCGGTGAGGCCGCTGTCGGCGTGCTCACCGTCTTCACCCACGAGGGCCCCCGCGCGTGGACCGACGAGGAGGTGGCCCTGCTGCGCTCGGTGGCCTCCGACCTCGGTCGCGCCGTGGTGGTCACGCGCCTGTTGGCCGGCTCCGAGGCGCTGGTGGAGCAGCTGCGCGAGCTGGACGTGCGCAAGTCGACGTTCCTCGCCACCGTCTCCCACGAGCTGCGCACGCCGCTGACGAGCATCGCCGGCTACGTCGAGATGCTGCGCGAGGGCGGCGCGGGGGAGCTCGACCCCGGCGTGGACCGCATGCTCGCCGTGGTCGAGCGGAACACCGTCCGCCTGCGGGTGCTCATCGAGGACCTCCTCGCCCTGTCCCACATCGAGGACGGAGCGCCGCGCGGCGTGCACGAGCCCGTGGCCGTGGGGGAGCTGGTCCGGGAGGTGGTCGACCGGCACCGCGCCGCTGCAGCGGCCGCCGGCGTGCGGGTGGAGGTGGACGTCGACCTCGACGCCGAGCTCCTCGGCGCGCTGCGCGTCGCCGGGGACCCGGCCTCCCTGGGCCGAGCCCTGGCCGGGCTGGTCTCCAACGCCGTGAAGTTCACGCCGTCCGGCGGGTCCGTGCTGGTGCGCGCGCTGCGAGAGGGCCCGCACTGCCTGGTGGAGGTGGTCGACACCGGCATCGGCATCCCGCTGGGGGAGCAGGGCGGGCTCTTCACCCGCTTCTTCCGCGCCAGCAACGCCACAGCCCTCGCCGTGCCCGGGGCTGGGCTGGGTCTGACCATCGCGCGCTCGCTCGTGGAGCACCACGGCGGTCAGCTGTCCATCGCCTCCACCCCCGGCTCGGGGACGACGGCGAGGGTGCTGCTGCCCAGCGCCGCCCCCGCCGAGGCGGTCCCCACCCCGTCCTGACCCCCTCGCCGTGATCATGGACGCTGCCGGCAGAACTCCCCGTGATCATGGACTTCGCCGACGGCGGCTCCCATGATCACGGCCGGTGGTGCCGGCAGCGTCCATGATCATGGCCGGGTGGGGGGCTGTTGGGGAGCGGAGGCGCGGGCGGCGCGGACCAGGTCGAGCGGGTCGCGGCGGTCTCCGAAGCGCTGCCGCAGCACCCGCCGCGCGGTGTGGACGCCGTTCATGCCGTGCACGGCCGGCCCGGGCGGCGTCGCCGCGCCGCACAGGTAGGTGCCGTCCAGGCCCGGGACCCGGTACGGGTCCCACCGCGGCAGCGGGCGCATCACGAGCTGCCACGGCGTGACGGCCCCGGCCGCCACGTCGCCGCCGGGGATGCTCGGGTTCTCCGCGCCCAGCTCGGCGGCCGTCGTCGTCGTGCTCGCCAGCACGAGGTCGCGGAAGCCCGGCGCGAAGCGCTCGACCTGCGCGGTGACGTCGGCCTCGAGGTCGCGCCGGGAGCCGCGCGGGGCGTGGGCGTAGGTCCACAGCGTGTGCCTCCCCGCCGGGGCGCGGGTCGGGTCGACCACGCCCGGCTGCACCACGATGCAGAAAGGCCGGCGCGGGTGGCGGCCGGCGCGCACCTCCCGCTCCGCAGCGCGGACCTCCGCGCGCGTGCCCCCGAGGTGCAGCGTGCCCGCCTCCGCCAGGCCGGGCGCGGCCCAGGGCACCGGGCCCGACAGCGCGTAGTCGACCTTGCAGACCGCCCCGCCGTAGCGGTAGCGCCGCAGCTGCGCGGCGACGCTCGCCGGCAGCCGGTCGCCGGCGACGTCGAGGAGCCCGCTCGGCGTGAGGTCCAGCAGCAGCGCCCGCGCCCGGGGCAGCTCCGCGAGGTCGTGCACCCGGTGACCGAGCACCACGGACCCGCCGAGGCGCTCCAGCTCGGCGACCAACGCGTCGGCCAGCGCCTGGCTGCCACCGCGCGCCACGGGCCAGCCACCGGCGTGCGCCATCGCGGCCAGGTAGAGGCCGGCACCTGCCGACGACAGGTCGCGCGGGTCGCCGATGTTGTGCGCCGAGGCGCCCGTCAGCAGCGCCGGCGCCTCCTCGGTGCGGAACCTGAGGTCCCACGCGGGGGTGCCCTGCTCCAGGGCCCGCAGGCCCAGCCGCACCGCCGTCGCGGCGGTGGCCGCGACCCCGGCGGGCGTCCGGGGGACCCCGGGGAAGGTCCGCAGGTCGGACTGGGTGAGCGAGACGACCTCCCGCGTGCGCTCGACCAGCGGCCCCAGCAGCGAGCGCCAGGCGGCGCCGTCGCGGCCCAGGCCCTCGGCGGTGCGCTCCAGGCTCCTGTGGGCCAGGGCGGCGCGGCCGCCGTCCAGGGGGTGGCCGAAGGGGGTGTCGGGCTGCAGCCACTCCACGCCGGAGGCGCCGAGGTCGAAGGCGTCGAAGAACGGGCTGACGGCGCCGGCGGGGTGGGCGATGGAGCAGTGGTCGTGCCGGAAGCCCGGCAGCGTGTTCTCCACCGTGCGCGTGCCGCCGCCGGCCTGCTCCGCCTGCTCGCGCACCTGCACCCGCAGCCCCGCGCTCGCCAGCACCACCGCCGCTGAGAGGCCGTTCGGTCCGGCTCCGACGACGACGACGTCGACGTCCTCGCCGTCGTGGGTCCTGCTGCCGCTGGGCCGGACCGGTGGGGTGCTCACCTGCTCGAGGCTAGGCAGGTCCGGGAGGATGGGCGCGTGGAAGACACCCGGGTCCGCGTGGCCGCGATCGACTGCGGCACCAACTCCCTGCGCCTGCTCGCGGCTGACGTCGTGGTGGACGCCGACGGCGCGCCGCGGTCGCTGGCGGACGTCGTGCGCACCATGGAGGTGGTGCGGCTCGGGCAGGGCGTCGACTCCACGGGTGAGTTCGCGGCTGAGGCGCTGGAGCGCACGCTCGCCGAGACCGCGAGGGTGAGGGACCTCCTCGTCGAGCACGGCGTCCCGCTGGACGCCGACCACGTGCGGTTCGTGGCGACCTCCGCCAGCCGCGACGCCCGCAACGCCCACCTGCTGGTCGACGGCGTGCGGGAGCTGCTGGGGGTGGCGCCGGAGGTCATCACCGGGGCCGAGGAGGCGTCGCTGAGCTTCCTCGGCGCCACCGGCGAGCTGACCGGCGCCGGCGTGCACGGTCCGCACCTGGTCTGCGACCTGGGCGGCGGCTCCACCGAGCTGGTGCTGGGGGAGCAGGACGTGCAGGCCGCCCGGTCGGTGGACGTCGGCTGCGTGCGCCTGCACGAGCGGCACGCGCTGTCCGACCCGCCGACGCCCACCCAGGTGGAGGCCCTGGTGGCGGACGTGCGCTCCGCGCTGGGCGTCGCCGCGGCCGCCGTTCCGCTGGAGGAGGCCCGCACGCTCGTGGGCGTGGCCGGGACGGTCACCACGGTCACCGCGCACGCGCTGGGCCTGCCCACCTACGACTCCGCACGGATCCACGGGTCCGTGCTCCCCGTGGCCGACGTCGTCGCCGCCTGCGACGAGCTGGTGGCCATGCCCCGCGAGCAGAGGGCGGCCCTGCCGTACATGCACCCCGGCCGGGTGGACGTCATCGGCGCGGGCGCGCTCGTGTGGCGCGAGGTGGTGCACCGGGTGGCCGCCTGCGCCGGCATCACCGAGGTCCGCACCAGCGAGCACGACATCCTCGACGGCACCGCCCTCGCACTGGCCCGCCGCGCCGCGCGCACCAGGACCTCCCCGTGAGCGCCGCGGCGGCCCCCGCGGGCTCGACGGCCGCGGCCGCTCCCGACCCGGTGCGGCCGGGCGGTGCGCTGCGGCTGCTGCCGTCGGCGCTGCTCGTGGTCTCGGGCGTGCTGCTGTTCGCCCTGGAGGCGCGCCCGGAGGGCTGGGCGGTGCTCGTGGCCGGCGTCGTCGTGGCCGGGCTGGTCGGGCGGCGCGAGCGCTCGTCCTACGGGCGCGACCACCTGCTGGCGGCCACCGGCCTGTGCGTCATGAGCCTCGTGCCGGTCACCACCGACATCTCGTGGGCGCACATGACCACGATGGGCGCGGCGATGGTCGCGGCGGTCGGGGTGCCGTACGCGCTCTCGCGGTGGGCCTTCCGCGACCACGCCATCACCTTCCCCGTGGCCACCGGTCGCCGGTGGAACCGCTTCGAGTGGTGGTGGCTGGCCGCCGTCGTCGTGCTGGGGTGGACCGCCCTGCCGTTCTACCTGATCACCAGCGGCGTCTACGAGAACTGGCCCGCCGCCCGCACGGCCGACGAGCTGGGGCGGTTGTTCCTCGGGACCAACGCGCTCGGCATCTGGGACGAGCTGTTCTTCATCTGCACCGTCTTCACGCTGCTGCGCCGCCACCACCGAGCGTGGGTGGCCAACCTGCTGCAGGCCGTGCTGTTCACCGCGTTCCTCTACGAGCTGGGGTTCCGCGAGTGGGGGCCGCTGCTGGTCTTCCCGTTCGCGCTCATCCAGGGGCTGACGTTCGCGGTGACGCGCTCGCTGAGCTACGTGGTGGCCGTGCACCTGACCTTCGACGCGATCCTCTTCATGGTGCTGGTGCACGCGCACACCCGGGAGTGGTTCCCGCTGTTCCTGTACTGACGCCGGGGGCGCCGAGGGCGTGACGCCGGGCGGGCAGGACCTCTCCGCTGACCGGCTCCCGGGGTCTCGGAGCGACGTCTGCACGTCGGGCGTCACGGCGCCCGCGCGGCTCACCGGTCCCGATCGCCGGTGTGGCGCACTGGAGGGTACTGCGCTTCGCGCACTAGTGTGCGGTGCGTGGACACCACGCAGCTCCTCAAGGGGGTGCTCGACGCGGCCGTGCTGGCCGTGGTCGAGGACGACGACGGCTACGGCTACGACGTCGTGCGGCGCCTGCGCGGCGCCGGTCTGGAGGACGTCGGTGACGCCTCCGTCTACGGCACCCTGCGGCGCCTCTACGCCGCCGGCGCGCTGAGCAGCTACGTGGTGCCCTCCGAGGAGGGGCCGCACCGCAAGTACTACGGCATCAACCCCCGCGGACGGGAGCTGCTGGAGGCCCAGCGCAAGAGCTGGCGCGCGTTCAGCGAGACCGTCGACCACCTGCTCGCGCCCGAGGGAGACCCCCGATGAGCACCACGCTGCCCCTGCCCGCGCCCGGTCTCGACCCCGCCGCTGAGGCCCGCGGGTACTCCGCCGCGGTGCGCGCGGAGCTCGCCGACCTGCCCGTCGAGGTGGTCGAGGAGCTCACCGGCGGCCTCGAGGCCGACCTGGCCGAGCTGGCAGCGGAGACCTCCACGCCGCTGCTCGACAGGCTCGGCAGTCCCCGCTCCTACGCCGACGAGCTGCGTGCCGCCGCGGGGCTCGCAGGTCGGACCGGCGAGGCACCGGCAGCGCGGGGGAGCCTGTGGGGTGCGCCCCTGGCCGAGGCCCGTCGCGACGCCCGGCGCCTCAAGGACCACCTGAGTGCGCGCCCGTGGTGGCCCGGCGCCCTCGAGCGCGCGGTGCAGCTGCGCCCCGCCTGGTGGGTGCTGCGCGGAGCCCTCGGCGGGTGGCTCTGCGCCGCCGTCCTCGGCGGTCGCGGGCTGCTGGGGCTGCTCGTGGTCCTCGCCGCTGTTGCGGCCAGCGTGGAGGTGGGCCGCCGCCCCTGGGGCGAGCACTGGCAGCGCGTCGCTCTGGCCAGCGCGAACGCCTTGGCGATCATCGTCCTGCCGTTCGCCCTCGTCGCCGTGGCGTCGGGTCCCACCACCGAGTACGTGTACCCCACGGCCGACTCGGGCCAGGTGTTCGACGGCACTGGCGAGATGTCGCAGGGCGTGTGGTCCGACGGGCAGGTGGTCACCAACATCTACCCCTACGACGCGCAGGGTCGGCCGCTCACCGGGGTGCAGCTGCTCGACGACTACGGCCGCCCGCTCGTCACGTCGACGGGTGACGAGTCCGACTGGTCCGGTGCCGAGGCGTCACCGCTGGTCCCGTCCGTCGCGGTGGACGGCGCCCTGCGCTGGAACGCCTACCCGCTGCGCGCCCAGTCGGGGGTGGCGGGTGCGGTGCCCACCACGCCGCCGCTGCCGGAGCCGACGCTGCCGCCGCTGCTGGGCATCGGCACCGGCGCTGGCGCCCCCAGCGCTGCGCCGACGCCCACCGCCCCGGCGGTCGCTCCTGTCGCCACCGAGCCGGCCGTCGAGGGCGCGCTCGGCCCGTAGCGGTGCAGCCCGAGCGCGCGTGGGGACGCCCGGTCCCGGTGGGGCCGCTGCATCCCGGTCATGGGTGCCGTGGACGGCACTGAGCGTCCCCACCGGGACTCCGCGTCCCCAGATGTGGGGGCGCCCGCGCCCGTTTCGCGGCGGTTTGGCCCCGTCCGGGGCCGGGTACGGTCGTAGTCGGACCGCAGCGGCAGCGATGCCGCTGGGAGCACTCGCGTCGGGGGGCGGAGGTTGACGGCGACCAGGGCCGTGCGCACGCTGGTGACCACCGCGCTGCTGGCTTGCGCGTTCGCGGTCCTCTGGGTGGTCCTCGTGACGCCCAGCGCCTCCGCGGCCGACCGCGACGACACGTCCGGCTCGTCCTTGCTGGCCGGTGTCACCGGTGCCGCGGACGGAGCTGTCGACGGCGTCACGAAGACCCTTGCGAACGTCGCCCCCACCTCGCACGACGCCGAGGCGCCCGCGCAGCTGCCAGTGCCTGACGCCCCGGCGACCAGGAGGCACGAGGACGACGACGAGCAGGCCCAGCCGGCTGACGCCGCCCCTGCGTCGTCGCCGCACCAGGCCGCTGACGAGCCCGCGGCGCAGTCGGCCGGCTCCACGGACGACGAGACCGCCGCGAAGGACCGGGTCACCTCGCAGCCGGCGCGCGACGACGGCCCGGAGGCCGCCGACCAGGCGGAGGCTCAGCCCGTCGACCAGGCCGCTGAGCAGGCTGACGACCGCGCCGATGACCAGGCCGCCGCGACGCCCGCCCACCAGGACGGCGACCGGGGAGCCGACGAGAGCGCCCAGCGCCCCCACGAGCCCCAGGACGTGCTGAGCGGCGCCCTCGCGACCGTCGAGGAGGCGGTGCCGGCGGCGGAGCCCGTCTCGAGCGCTGTCCAGCCCGTCGCCTCCGCCCTGGCGCCCGCCACCGCCGCCGCCGCTCCCGTGGTCGACCCGGTGGCCCGCGCCGTGGAGCCCGTCGTGGAGCCCGCGGTCACGGAGGTCGTGCAGCCGGTCGCAGCGCCCGTCTCCCACGTCGCCGAGCCGCTGGCCCGAGCCGTCGAACCGGCGGTGGAGGCCGCGGCCGACCCCGTCGTCGCCCCTGGTGCAGCCGCCCTCGAGCCCGTCGTGGCCGACGTCGCAGCGCCCGTCGTCGCGCCTGTGGCCGATGCCGCTGCGCCGCTCGTGGAGCAGGCGGTCGTCCCCGTCGTCGAGGCCGCGTCCAGGGCGACCGCACCCGTGGTCCAGGACGTCGCAGCGCCCGTCGTCGTGCCCGTCGCCGCTGTGGCCGGCGACGTGTCCGACGCCGTGGTGGTGCCCGTC is drawn from Quadrisphaera setariae and contains these coding sequences:
- a CDS encoding phytoene desaturase family protein; amino-acid sequence: MSTPPVRPSGSRTHDGEDVDVVVVGAGPNGLSAAVVLASAGLRVQVREQAEQAGGGTRTVENTLPGFRHDHCSIAHPAGAVSPFFDAFDLGASGVEWLQPDTPFGHPLDGGRAALAHRSLERTAEGLGRDGAAWRSLLGPLVERTREVVSLTQSDLRTFPGVPRTPAGVAATAATAVRLGLRALEQGTPAWDLRFRTEEAPALLTGASAHNIGDPRDLSSAGAGLYLAAMAHAGGWPVARGGSQALADALVAELERLGGSVVLGHRVHDLAELPRARALLLDLTPSGLLDVAGDRLPASVAAQLRRYRYGGAVCKVDYALSGPVPWAAPGLAEAGTLHLGGTRAEVRAAEREVRAGRHPRRPFCIVVQPGVVDPTRAPAGRHTLWTYAHAPRGSRRDLEADVTAQVERFAPGFRDLVLASTTTTAAELGAENPSIPGGDVAAGAVTPWQLVMRPLPRWDPYRVPGLDGTYLCGAATPPGPAVHGMNGVHTARRVLRQRFGDRRDPLDLVRAARASAPQQPPTRP
- a CDS encoding Ppx/GppA phosphatase family protein — protein: MEDTRVRVAAIDCGTNSLRLLAADVVVDADGAPRSLADVVRTMEVVRLGQGVDSTGEFAAEALERTLAETARVRDLLVEHGVPLDADHVRFVATSASRDARNAHLLVDGVRELLGVAPEVITGAEEASLSFLGATGELTGAGVHGPHLVCDLGGGSTELVLGEQDVQAARSVDVGCVRLHERHALSDPPTPTQVEALVADVRSALGVAAAAVPLEEARTLVGVAGTVTTVTAHALGLPTYDSARIHGSVLPVADVVAACDELVAMPREQRAALPYMHPGRVDVIGAGALVWREVVHRVAACAGITEVRTSEHDILDGTALALARRAARTRTSP
- a CDS encoding CPBP family intramembrane glutamic endopeptidase, with amino-acid sequence MSAAAAPAGSTAAAAPDPVRPGGALRLLPSALLVVSGVLLFALEARPEGWAVLVAGVVVAGLVGRRERSSYGRDHLLAATGLCVMSLVPVTTDISWAHMTTMGAAMVAAVGVPYALSRWAFRDHAITFPVATGRRWNRFEWWWLAAVVVLGWTALPFYLITSGVYENWPAARTADELGRLFLGTNALGIWDELFFICTVFTLLRRHHRAWVANLLQAVLFTAFLYELGFREWGPLLVFPFALIQGLTFAVTRSLSYVVAVHLTFDAILFMVLVHAHTREWFPLFLY
- a CDS encoding PadR family transcriptional regulator; this translates as MDTTQLLKGVLDAAVLAVVEDDDGYGYDVVRRLRGAGLEDVGDASVYGTLRRLYAAGALSSYVVPSEEGPHRKYYGINPRGRELLEAQRKSWRAFSETVDHLLAPEGDPR